A genomic window from Flavobacterium johnsoniae includes:
- a CDS encoding MFS transporter, with the protein MTNISQKLSIKEKIGYSLGDLAANLVFQTLMTYLAYFYTDIYGLSPTDSSIIMLIVGLIAAFIFNPIIGVLADRTSTKWGKFRPWILITAIPLGIVALLAFSTPDFSYKGKVIYAVATYTLLLLFYAANNLPYSALSGVITGDMKERNSMSSYRFVAVMFAQFFVQVFMLGIIKSAGNGDKAVGIEKVMTALAIIGTIMLLITFLTTKERIIPKPEQKSSVKEDLSDLIKNRPWVIMLSLTTLVFVTLAMKGGSYVYYFENYVDKEQLAIFIQPILDFLTNIGLNHFGNDPVSAGFGLFNAGGIIFMIVGITLSKNLADKYGKRNVFGIFLFISTLFIIAFYFYPPTSIGLIFFSQILHGFFYGITIPILWAMIADVADYSEWLNNRRATAIIFSAMMVGLKAGLSIGGALTTLFLGYFNYVPNALEQSQTAINGIKLLVSIFPAIPFLIGAGMLFFYKINKEMEVQIETELKERRT; encoded by the coding sequence ATGACTAACATTTCACAAAAATTATCCATCAAAGAGAAAATTGGATACAGCTTAGGAGACTTAGCCGCCAATCTCGTTTTTCAGACTTTGATGACGTATCTGGCATATTTCTACACAGATATTTACGGATTATCTCCAACAGATTCTTCCATTATCATGCTAATTGTTGGATTAATTGCTGCCTTTATTTTTAATCCAATTATTGGTGTTCTAGCGGACAGAACGAGTACTAAATGGGGAAAATTCAGACCTTGGATTTTAATAACTGCAATTCCGCTTGGAATTGTTGCTTTATTGGCATTTTCAACTCCAGATTTCTCTTATAAAGGAAAAGTGATTTATGCCGTTGCAACCTATACTTTATTACTTCTTTTTTATGCCGCTAACAATCTGCCGTATTCTGCTTTAAGCGGAGTAATTACAGGAGATATGAAAGAACGAAATAGTATGTCATCGTACCGTTTTGTGGCGGTTATGTTTGCTCAGTTCTTCGTTCAGGTTTTTATGCTTGGCATTATCAAAAGCGCTGGAAACGGAGATAAAGCTGTCGGAATTGAAAAAGTAATGACCGCTTTGGCAATTATCGGAACAATCATGCTTTTAATTACTTTTTTAACTACGAAAGAAAGAATCATTCCGAAACCAGAACAGAAGTCAAGTGTAAAAGAGGATTTGAGCGATTTAATTAAAAACAGACCTTGGGTAATTATGCTTTCGCTGACGACTTTGGTTTTTGTGACTTTGGCAATGAAAGGCGGTTCGTATGTTTATTATTTTGAGAATTATGTAGATAAAGAACAATTGGCGATTTTTATTCAACCTATTTTAGATTTTCTAACCAATATCGGATTGAATCATTTTGGGAATGATCCAGTTTCAGCAGGATTTGGTTTATTCAATGCAGGCGGAATAATTTTTATGATTGTCGGAATTACTTTGTCTAAAAATCTGGCAGACAAATACGGAAAACGAAATGTTTTTGGAATATTCTTATTCATTTCGACATTATTTATAATCGCTTTCTATTTTTATCCGCCAACATCAATCGGATTGATATTTTTCTCTCAAATTCTGCACGGATTTTTCTACGGAATCACCATCCCGATTCTTTGGGCAATGATTGCCGATGTTGCCGATTATTCAGAATGGTTAAACAATCGTCGCGCAACAGCAATTATTTTTTCGGCAATGATGGTTGGTTTAAAAGCTGGATTAAGTATTGGAGGAGCCTTAACTACTTTATTTTTAGGTTATTTCAACTATGTTCCAAATGCACTAGAACAATCCCAAACAGCCATAAACGGAATAAAATTACTAGTGAGTATTTTTCCTGCAATCCCATTTTTAATTGGAGCTGGAATGCTGTTTTTCTATAAAATAAATAAAGAAATGGAAGTGCAGATTGAAACAGAACTAAAAGAAAGAAGAACTTAA
- a CDS encoding xylulokinase, which produces MYYIGYDIGSSSVKAAIVEAETGKKVIVLNEPQNEMEILSIHPDWAEQDPEIWWQYICTATKRAIKEANIDASKIQGIGISYQMHGLVIVDKEGAPLRNSIIWCDSRAVEIGNKAFAEIGEEKCMSHLLNSPGNFTASKLKWVKENEPEVYNKISKYMLPGDYIALKLTGEVTTTKNGLSEGMLWDYKENKVADWLLEYYGIDTSLTPKIVENFTNQGVVTEKASSESGLPVGIPIVYRAGDQPNNALSLNVLRPGEVAATGGTSGVFYAVTETNSGKSTRVNNFVHVNYTESNPRVGKLLNINGAGIQYRWMRNNIGNESYEEMNEKASQINVGSQGLVVIPFGNGAERMFNNKNIGSHILNLNFNIHTNAHLFRASLEAIAFSFVYGMECLKDDNATINVIRAGNDNLFRSEIFSNTVATLIGHEIEIYNTTGAVGAARAVGLTDGDFEKFGSGITTNDHVMTFLPLKNKEEYEAAYQKWKQELELILTNK; this is translated from the coding sequence ATGTATTATATCGGATATGATATTGGAAGTTCTTCTGTGAAAGCAGCAATTGTTGAAGCAGAAACGGGAAAAAAAGTAATCGTTTTGAATGAACCTCAGAACGAAATGGAAATCCTTTCGATTCACCCAGACTGGGCAGAACAAGATCCTGAAATCTGGTGGCAGTACATTTGTACGGCTACGAAAAGAGCTATTAAAGAAGCGAATATAGATGCATCTAAAATTCAGGGAATTGGTATTTCGTACCAAATGCACGGATTGGTGATTGTGGACAAAGAAGGCGCCCCGTTGCGAAATTCTATTATTTGGTGTGACAGCCGTGCGGTTGAGATTGGTAACAAGGCTTTCGCCGAAATTGGAGAAGAAAAATGCATGTCACATTTATTGAATTCGCCTGGGAATTTTACGGCTTCGAAACTGAAATGGGTAAAAGAAAACGAACCAGAAGTTTACAATAAGATCTCAAAATACATGCTTCCGGGAGATTATATCGCTTTGAAATTGACAGGCGAAGTAACGACTACCAAAAATGGTTTGTCTGAAGGAATGCTTTGGGATTATAAAGAAAACAAAGTAGCCGATTGGCTTTTAGAATATTACGGAATTGATACTTCATTGACTCCAAAAATTGTAGAAAATTTTACGAATCAAGGAGTTGTTACAGAAAAAGCTTCGTCAGAATCTGGGCTTCCAGTAGGAATTCCGATTGTATATAGAGCAGGAGATCAGCCGAATAATGCTTTGTCATTAAATGTGCTTCGTCCGGGAGAAGTGGCAGCAACAGGTGGTACGTCTGGCGTTTTTTATGCTGTGACAGAAACAAACTCAGGAAAAAGTACTCGTGTAAACAACTTTGTTCATGTAAATTACACAGAATCAAATCCGAGAGTTGGAAAATTGCTGAATATAAATGGAGCAGGAATCCAATACCGATGGATGCGAAACAATATTGGAAATGAGTCATATGAAGAAATGAATGAAAAAGCATCTCAGATAAATGTAGGTTCGCAAGGATTGGTTGTCATTCCGTTTGGAAATGGAGCTGAGAGAATGTTCAATAATAAAAATATTGGATCGCATATTTTAAATCTGAATTTTAATATTCATACCAACGCGCATTTATTCAGAGCATCTTTGGAAGCGATTGCATTTTCTTTTGTTTACGGTATGGAATGCCTGAAAGATGATAATGCAACGATTAATGTAATTAGAGCTGGAAATGATAATTTATTCCGCTCTGAAATTTTCTCTAATACGGTTGCAACATTAATTGGACATGAAATAGAAATTTACAATACAACGGGAGCAGTAGGAGCGGCAAGAGCAGTGGGCTTGACAGATGGTGACTTTGAAAAATTTGGTTCAGGAATTACAACAAACGATCACGTAATGACCTTTTTACCTTTAAAAAACAAAGAGGAATATGAAGCGGCTTATCAAAAATGGAAACAAGAATTAGAATTAATATTAACAAATAAATAA
- a CDS encoding SusC/RagA family TonB-linked outer membrane protein — MTNFLITKSRSKYFKNLGFLILMLVFSAAVNAQITVSGTVSDGSGPIPGVNIIVKGTKTSTVSNFDGTYTLTAIPTNSTLVFSFIGYKPYEIAVNNKTKIDALLEENLNDLKEVVVIGYGTAKRADLTGAISSISSSAVTQSVSTTIDQVLQGRAAGVQIQQNSGTPGGSSSVRIRGISSITGSNEPIYVIDGVIIDGNSGSLNVNPLAGINPNDIASIDILKDASATAIYGSRAANGVIMVTTKTGRKGDLTLNFDSYVGWQQMPKQLQVLNLREYGTLKNTRADLGIVQRDPYFIRPELLGEGTNWQDELFQVGLIQSYNLSASGGSDNTTYALGMSYFDQEGTVIGSSFDRMTIRAVVDSQVKKWMKVGVNLNTYKNNQVTTVNDDSVILTALKQTPNVAARNADGTFDGPDTTEFVQTNPLGIAMLKDNHGKDYGIRGNVYAEISFTKDLKLRTQYSIDYGFGNRYTFNPSYTFGALSNEVREGSRAKSTSENWIWTNNLTYNKTFGKHNINALLGQEFQEQNWENLYGYRSGYLTNGATDLNAGDPTTARNSNASSTKSLSSYFARANYTFDDKYILTGTIRRDGSSQFAEGNKWDWFPSASLAWKISNESFLKDNTVINNLKLRAGWGVTGNSSVPNNAYTSVYGTSATNWGSGQIATNTANPDLKWEKSNQTNIGLDLSLFNNRIEITTDVYYKKTDDLLLRLSLPAYVGTTGQGSTAPPFANIGSLENKGFEFTINTVNMQNKDFLWKSNFNISMNRFKVLKLNSESGVYDQTLQQGSDVTVVTRTAVGQTLGQFYGYKVIGRFEKATDFYYKDASGTVKPTALPEGMVIGENGVWIGDYMFEDVNKDGVINEKDAGYIGDPNPDFTFGFTNNFSFKGFDIGITFSGSYGNDVLNYQRRWLENPRENTNLLKTALGYAQLELIDPNGPNDYRNVQIVGGDPYMPRIGASSASSASNYRLSNRFVEDGSYVRLRNISIGYNLPKDLYSKYGIANIKVYSNMQNVLTFTKYKGYDPEVGAINQNQLLNGIDNGRYPSPMVTTIGLNVNF; from the coding sequence ATGACTAACTTTTTAATTACTAAAAGCAGATCTAAATACTTTAAGAATTTAGGGTTCTTAATTCTCATGCTGGTATTTTCTGCTGCGGTAAATGCGCAAATTACTGTGTCGGGTACTGTATCTGATGGTAGCGGACCAATACCAGGCGTGAATATTATCGTTAAAGGAACCAAAACAAGCACAGTCTCTAATTTTGACGGAACTTATACATTAACTGCTATTCCTACCAACAGTACTTTAGTTTTTAGCTTCATCGGATACAAACCGTATGAAATTGCAGTAAATAATAAAACTAAAATTGATGCTTTGCTTGAAGAAAATCTTAATGATTTGAAAGAAGTAGTAGTTATCGGATACGGAACAGCAAAAAGAGCCGATTTAACAGGAGCTATTTCTTCTATTTCTAGTTCGGCGGTAACGCAATCTGTTTCTACCACTATCGATCAAGTTTTGCAAGGGCGAGCTGCTGGTGTACAAATACAGCAAAATAGTGGTACTCCAGGAGGAAGCTCTTCTGTACGTATACGTGGTATTAGTTCTATTACAGGATCTAATGAACCAATTTATGTAATTGATGGCGTTATTATAGATGGAAATTCAGGTTCTTTAAATGTCAATCCGCTTGCTGGAATTAACCCAAATGATATTGCGTCAATTGATATTTTAAAAGATGCTTCTGCAACCGCAATTTATGGTTCAAGAGCTGCAAACGGTGTAATTATGGTTACGACCAAAACAGGAAGAAAAGGAGATTTAACCTTAAATTTTGATAGTTATGTAGGTTGGCAGCAAATGCCAAAACAATTGCAAGTTTTAAATCTTAGAGAATATGGAACACTAAAAAATACTCGTGCAGATTTAGGAATTGTACAAAGAGATCCTTATTTCATACGTCCTGAATTATTAGGAGAAGGAACAAACTGGCAAGACGAATTATTTCAAGTTGGTTTAATTCAAAGTTATAATTTATCTGCTTCTGGAGGATCTGATAATACCACTTACGCATTAGGAATGTCTTATTTTGATCAGGAAGGAACAGTAATCGGATCTTCTTTTGATCGTATGACAATTAGAGCTGTAGTTGATTCTCAGGTAAAAAAATGGATGAAAGTTGGCGTAAACTTAAATACATACAAAAACAATCAGGTAACTACGGTTAATGACGATTCAGTGATTTTAACGGCTTTAAAGCAAACTCCAAACGTAGCAGCTCGTAATGCTGATGGAACTTTTGACGGACCAGATACAACTGAATTTGTTCAAACGAATCCATTAGGAATCGCGATGCTAAAAGATAATCACGGAAAAGACTACGGAATTAGAGGAAATGTTTACGCTGAAATTAGTTTTACAAAAGATTTAAAACTTAGAACACAATATTCTATAGATTACGGATTTGGAAACCGATATACTTTTAATCCATCTTATACTTTTGGAGCATTATCAAATGAAGTTAGAGAAGGGTCAAGAGCAAAATCTACCAGCGAAAACTGGATTTGGACTAATAATTTGACTTATAATAAAACTTTTGGAAAACATAATATTAATGCTTTGTTGGGGCAAGAGTTTCAAGAACAAAATTGGGAAAATCTTTATGGATACCGTTCAGGTTATCTAACAAATGGTGCAACCGATTTAAATGCTGGTGACCCAACAACTGCTAGAAATTCAAATGCAAGTTCTACAAAATCGCTTAGTTCTTATTTTGCAAGAGCAAATTATACATTTGACGACAAATATATTTTAACAGGTACTATCAGAAGAGATGGATCTTCGCAGTTTGCAGAAGGCAATAAATGGGATTGGTTTCCGTCTGCGTCTTTGGCTTGGAAAATTTCAAATGAATCATTTTTAAAAGACAATACAGTTATCAATAATCTGAAATTGCGTGCAGGTTGGGGAGTAACAGGTAATTCAAGTGTGCCAAATAATGCATATACTTCTGTTTACGGAACTTCTGCAACCAATTGGGGAAGCGGGCAAATTGCAACCAATACAGCTAATCCAGATTTGAAATGGGAAAAATCAAACCAAACCAATATCGGTTTAGATCTTTCACTTTTTAATAATAGAATTGAAATTACAACAGATGTTTATTATAAGAAAACAGACGATTTATTGTTGAGATTATCACTTCCTGCTTATGTTGGTACAACTGGACAAGGTTCTACTGCGCCTCCTTTTGCTAATATTGGATCTCTTGAAAACAAAGGTTTTGAGTTTACAATAAACACAGTCAATATGCAGAATAAAGATTTTCTTTGGAAATCAAATTTCAATATTTCTATGAATAGATTCAAAGTGTTGAAATTAAATTCAGAATCAGGTGTTTATGATCAAACCCTTCAACAAGGTTCTGATGTAACTGTAGTTACGCGCACAGCTGTAGGGCAGACTTTAGGACAATTTTATGGATATAAAGTAATTGGACGTTTTGAAAAAGCAACCGATTTCTATTATAAAGATGCCAGCGGAACGGTAAAACCAACAGCATTGCCAGAAGGAATGGTAATTGGTGAAAATGGAGTTTGGATTGGAGATTATATGTTTGAAGATGTGAACAAAGATGGCGTAATTAACGAAAAAGATGCCGGTTACATCGGAGATCCGAATCCAGATTTTACTTTCGGTTTTACGAATAATTTTTCATTCAAAGGATTTGATATAGGAATTACTTTCTCAGGATCTTACGGAAATGACGTTTTAAATTACCAAAGAAGATGGCTAGAAAATCCTCGTGAAAACACGAATTTATTGAAAACAGCACTTGGATATGCACAATTAGAATTAATCGACCCGAATGGACCAAATGATTATCGTAACGTGCAAATTGTGGGCGGAGATCCTTACATGCCTAGAATTGGTGCTTCATCTGCTTCATCTGCTTCAAATTATCGTTTGAGCAACAGATTTGTAGAAGACGGATCTTATGTGCGACTTAGAAATATTTCAATAGGTTATAATCTTCCAAAAGATTTGTATTCTAAATACGGAATCGCAAATATCAAAGTATACTCTAATATGCAGAATGTTTTAACCTTCACTAAATATAAAGGTTACGACCCTGAAGTTGGAGCGATAAACCAAAACCAGCTTTTAAATGGTATCGATAACGGACGTTATCCTTCACCAATGGTAACAACAATTGGATTAAATGTTAATTTCTAA
- the xylA gene encoding xylose isomerase, whose translation MIVLGDKEYYKGIGQIKFEGKESDNPLAFKYYNPDQVVAGKTMREHFKFAIAYWHTFCGQGSDPFGPGTQQFAWDASSDPYQAAKDKADAAFEFISKMGFDYFCFHDYDLIAEGATFAESEKRLAFITEYLKQKKADSGIKLLWGTSNCFSNPRFMNGAATNPDFNVVARAGGQVKLALDATIALGGENYVFWGGREGYMSLLNTDMGRELDHMAQFLAMSRDYARSQGFKGTFFIEPKPMEPSKHQYDFDSATAIGFLKNYGLDKDFKINIEVNHATLAQHTFQHELEVAAKAGMLGSIDANRGDYQNGWDTDQFPNNIQETTEAMLVFLKAGGLQGGGVNFDAKIRRNSTDLEDVFLAHIGGADTFARALLTADKIITSSPYEKLRTERYSSFDSGKGKDFADGKLSLKDLYSIAHENGELNLQSGKQELFENIINQYI comes from the coding sequence ATGATAGTTTTAGGAGATAAAGAATACTACAAAGGTATCGGTCAAATTAAATTTGAAGGAAAAGAATCTGACAATCCGTTGGCATTTAAATATTACAATCCAGACCAAGTTGTAGCAGGAAAAACAATGCGTGAGCACTTTAAATTTGCAATCGCTTACTGGCATACTTTCTGCGGGCAAGGTAGCGATCCATTCGGACCAGGAACGCAACAATTTGCTTGGGATGCTTCATCAGATCCGTATCAAGCGGCGAAAGATAAAGCAGATGCAGCTTTTGAATTTATCAGCAAAATGGGATTCGATTATTTCTGTTTCCACGATTACGATTTGATCGCTGAAGGAGCAACTTTCGCAGAATCAGAAAAACGTTTAGCGTTCATTACAGAATATTTAAAACAGAAAAAAGCAGATTCTGGAATTAAATTACTATGGGGAACTTCAAACTGTTTCTCAAATCCAAGATTCATGAACGGAGCAGCTACAAATCCTGATTTTAATGTAGTAGCAAGAGCTGGAGGACAAGTAAAATTAGCGCTTGACGCGACAATCGCTTTAGGCGGAGAAAACTATGTATTCTGGGGCGGTAGAGAAGGTTATATGTCTTTGCTAAACACAGATATGGGAAGAGAATTAGACCACATGGCGCAATTCTTAGCAATGTCTAGAGACTATGCAAGATCTCAAGGTTTCAAAGGAACTTTCTTTATTGAACCAAAACCAATGGAGCCATCTAAACACCAATACGATTTTGATTCTGCAACTGCAATCGGATTCTTGAAAAATTATGGTTTAGATAAAGATTTCAAAATCAATATCGAGGTAAACCACGCTACATTGGCACAGCATACTTTCCAACACGAATTGGAAGTAGCGGCAAAAGCTGGAATGTTAGGAAGCATCGATGCAAACAGAGGAGATTACCAAAATGGTTGGGATACAGACCAGTTCCCAAATAACATTCAGGAAACTACTGAAGCAATGTTGGTTTTCTTAAAAGCTGGCGGATTACAAGGTGGTGGAGTTAATTTTGATGCTAAAATCAGAAGAAATTCTACAGATTTAGAAGATGTTTTCTTAGCGCACATTGGTGGAGCCGATACTTTTGCAAGAGCTTTATTGACTGCAGATAAAATCATCACTTCTTCTCCTTACGAAAAATTAAGAACAGAAAGATACAGTTCATTCGATTCTGGAAAAGGTAAAGATTTTGCTGATGGAAAATTAAGCTTGAAAGATCTTTATTCTATCGCTCACGAAAATGGAGAATTAAATCTTCAAAGCGGTAAACAAGAATTGTTTGAAAATATAATCAATCAATATATTTAA
- a CDS encoding GntR family transcriptional regulator — MLKEEEKFEFIMNHESDIPKYQQLVDGITNSIAENILQKGDLLPSVNVICKTYQLSRDTVFKAYTILKDQKVIDSVPNKGYYVAGETRKVLLVLDTFKAYKEVLYHSVVNNLPDNVIIDVQFHHYNIDVFKTIINNGIGKYSKYVVMNFDHKDIAPALSAISNDKLLLIDWNIQAKKTNNYVFQDFGKAFYESLTEAVDLFKKYKKIHFVYPDFTNHPWETVEFFKKFCADFGFEYEIITDPKKFNIEKGIAYISVSDRILGHFLEQCKEKDFEPGKDVGFLSYNETPMKKFIYKGISVVSTDFKEIGTKAAAFITHDEETKCYVPTKLIIRESL; from the coding sequence ATGCTAAAAGAAGAAGAAAAATTTGAGTTTATAATGAATCACGAAAGTGATATTCCGAAGTACCAGCAATTGGTTGACGGAATCACAAATTCGATTGCAGAGAATATTTTACAAAAAGGAGATTTATTGCCGTCTGTGAATGTCATCTGCAAAACGTATCAGCTTTCGAGAGACACAGTTTTTAAAGCGTATACGATTTTGAAAGATCAAAAAGTGATTGATTCTGTGCCGAATAAAGGTTATTATGTGGCGGGCGAAACCAGAAAAGTGCTTTTAGTTTTAGATACTTTTAAGGCTTATAAAGAGGTTTTGTACCATTCGGTTGTGAATAATCTGCCGGACAATGTGATTATTGATGTGCAGTTTCATCATTATAATATTGATGTTTTTAAAACTATCATAAATAACGGAATCGGGAAGTATTCTAAATATGTGGTCATGAATTTTGATCATAAAGATATTGCTCCAGCTTTGTCGGCAATTTCGAATGATAAACTGCTTTTGATCGATTGGAATATTCAGGCTAAAAAGACAAATAATTATGTTTTTCAGGATTTCGGCAAAGCGTTTTATGAGTCTTTGACAGAGGCGGTGGATTTGTTTAAAAAGTATAAAAAGATACATTTTGTTTATCCTGATTTCACGAATCATCCGTGGGAAACAGTGGAGTTTTTTAAGAAATTCTGTGCCGATTTTGGTTTTGAATATGAGATTATTACAGATCCAAAGAAGTTCAATATCGAAAAAGGAATTGCTTACATCAGTGTAAGCGACAGGATTTTAGGACACTTTTTGGAACAATGCAAAGAGAAAGATTTTGAACCTGGAAAAGACGTTGGATTTTTATCATACAACGAAACGCCAATGAAGAAATTTATATATAAAGGAATTTCAGTTGTATCAACCGATTTTAAAGAAATAGGAACCAAAGCAGCGGCATTTATTACGCACGATGAAGAAACGAAGTGTTATGTGCCGACAAAATTAATAATAAGAGAATCATTATAG
- the fsa gene encoding fructose-6-phosphate aldolase, producing MKFFIDTANLQDIEEAQALGVLDGVTTNPSLMAKEGITGKENILKHYLDICNIVDGDVSAEVISTELEGMIREGEELAALHPQIVVKLPMIGDGIKACKYFSSKGIRTNVTLVFSAGQALLAAKAGATYVSPFLGRLDDVSTDGMHLIAEIREIYDNYNYQTQILSASVRHTMHIVNCAKIGSDVMTGPLSAIKGLLKHPLTDIGLKQFVEDAKKMNL from the coding sequence ATGAAATTTTTTATTGACACTGCTAATCTTCAAGACATTGAAGAAGCGCAGGCTTTAGGCGTTTTAGACGGCGTAACCACGAATCCGTCTTTAATGGCAAAAGAAGGCATTACAGGAAAAGAAAATATCCTGAAACATTATTTAGATATTTGTAATATCGTTGACGGCGACGTTTCTGCTGAAGTAATCTCAACCGAACTTGAAGGAATGATTAGAGAAGGTGAGGAACTAGCGGCTTTGCATCCTCAAATCGTAGTAAAATTGCCTATGATTGGCGACGGTATAAAAGCCTGTAAATATTTTTCTTCAAAAGGAATTCGTACCAATGTAACTTTAGTTTTTTCTGCGGGACAAGCTTTACTGGCTGCAAAAGCTGGAGCTACTTATGTTTCTCCATTTTTAGGACGATTAGATGATGTTTCAACAGACGGAATGCATTTAATTGCTGAAATCAGAGAAATCTACGATAACTACAATTACCAAACACAAATACTTTCTGCTTCGGTAAGACATACCATGCATATTGTAAATTGCGCAAAAATAGGATCAGATGTAATGACAGGACCGCTTTCTGCCATAAAAGGTTTGCTGAAACATCCTTTAACTGATATTGGATTAAAGCAATTTGTTGAAGATGCTAAAAAGATGAATTTATAG
- a CDS encoding glycoside hydrolase family 43 protein yields the protein MPEDSIEHINFEEINDLAISKPLVSHMYTADPSAHVFNGKIYIYPSHDIDAGIPFNDNGDHFGMEDYHVFSMEDISSEVVDNGVALHVDDVAWAEKQMWAPDAAHKNGKYYLYFPAKRANGIFQIGVAISDSPVGPFVPEKDAIKGSYSIDPAVFEDEDGKHYIYFGGIWGGQLQKYRDNKYDDNNEEPSVKEKALGPIVALLRDDMLEFAEEPKEIKILDQNGNEILAGDNDRRFFEASWVHKYNGKYYFSYSTGDTHFICYGIGDNPYGPFTYQGRILNPVVGWTSHHSICEVEGEWYLFYHDSSLSKGVTHLRSMKVTKIDYLEDGSIITIDPYGIRRLID from the coding sequence ATGCCTGAAGATAGCATTGAACACATTAATTTTGAGGAAATTAATGACCTGGCGATTTCAAAGCCTTTAGTATCTCATATGTACACGGCCGATCCTTCGGCACATGTATTCAACGGGAAGATTTACATTTATCCGTCGCACGACATTGATGCAGGAATTCCATTTAACGATAACGGCGACCATTTCGGAATGGAAGATTATCACGTTTTTTCTATGGAAGACATTTCATCAGAAGTAGTTGATAATGGAGTTGCTTTGCATGTAGATGATGTGGCTTGGGCCGAAAAGCAAATGTGGGCGCCTGATGCGGCACATAAAAACGGAAAGTATTATTTGTATTTTCCTGCTAAACGTGCCAACGGAATTTTCCAAATTGGTGTTGCCATTTCAGATTCGCCAGTGGGACCTTTTGTTCCTGAAAAAGATGCGATAAAAGGAAGTTACAGTATCGATCCTGCTGTTTTTGAAGATGAAGATGGAAAACATTATATTTATTTTGGAGGAATTTGGGGCGGTCAGCTTCAAAAATATCGTGATAATAAATACGATGATAACAACGAAGAGCCTTCTGTAAAAGAAAAAGCTTTAGGGCCAATTGTAGCTTTATTAAGAGACGATATGTTGGAATTTGCTGAAGAGCCAAAAGAGATTAAAATTTTGGATCAAAACGGAAATGAAATTCTGGCTGGCGATAACGATCGTCGTTTTTTTGAAGCTTCTTGGGTTCATAAATATAACGGAAAATATTATTTCTCTTATTCTACAGGCGATACGCATTTTATCTGTTATGGAATTGGCGATAATCCTTATGGGCCGTTCACATATCAAGGAAGAATTTTGAATCCGGTTGTGGGTTGGACATCGCATCATTCAATTTGTGAAGTAGAAGGCGAATGGTATTTGTTTTATCACGATTCGAGTTTGTCAAAAGGTGTAACGCATTTGCGAAGCATGAAAGTAACCAAAATTGATTATTTAGAAGATGGTTCGATTATCACGATCGATCCGTACGGAATAAGAAGATTAATTGATTAA